A part of Corynebacterium afermentans subsp. lipophilum genomic DNA contains:
- the murA gene encoding UDP-N-acetylglucosamine 1-carboxyvinyltransferase, with protein MKERFLVSGGARLAGEVRVDGAKNSVLKLMAAALLAEGTTTLRNCPQILDVPLMRDVLVGLGCEVDIEGDVVRIHTPAEVSPHADFDAVRQFRASVAVLGPLVARCTEAYVALPGGDAIGSRPLDMHQSGLEKLGATTHIEHGAVVARAERLTGASIKLDFPSVGATENIITAAVLADGRTVLDNAAREPEIVDLCAMLNSMGARIDGAGTSTITVDGVDSLSPTEHTVVGDRIVAGTWAYAAAMTQGDITVTGAAPGHLHLALSKLKLAGADVETYDNGFRVRMDHRPRAVDYQTLPYPGFPTDLQPMAIAMSAIADGVSVITENVFEARFRFVDEMLRLGADANVDGHHVMLRGVNNLSSTDVWSSDIRAGAGLVLAGLVADGVTTVHEVHHIDRGYPAFVEQLNALGAHVERA; from the coding sequence GTGAAAGAACGGTTTTTGGTTTCAGGCGGCGCCCGGCTCGCGGGCGAAGTTCGCGTCGACGGCGCCAAGAACAGCGTGCTCAAGCTGATGGCCGCGGCCCTTCTAGCCGAAGGCACCACCACGCTGCGCAACTGCCCGCAGATCCTGGACGTCCCGCTGATGCGCGACGTCCTGGTCGGGCTGGGCTGCGAGGTGGACATCGAAGGCGACGTGGTGCGCATTCACACCCCGGCCGAAGTTTCCCCGCACGCCGACTTTGACGCAGTGCGCCAGTTCCGCGCCTCCGTGGCGGTGCTCGGGCCGCTGGTGGCCCGCTGCACCGAGGCGTACGTGGCGCTTCCCGGCGGCGACGCAATCGGGTCCCGCCCGCTGGATATGCACCAGTCCGGCCTGGAGAAACTGGGTGCGACCACGCACATCGAGCACGGGGCAGTGGTGGCGCGTGCAGAGAGACTCACCGGCGCCTCCATCAAGCTGGACTTCCCGTCCGTGGGTGCGACGGAGAACATCATCACCGCGGCCGTGCTCGCGGATGGCCGCACAGTGCTGGACAACGCGGCGCGCGAACCGGAGATTGTGGACCTGTGCGCCATGCTGAACTCCATGGGCGCGCGTATCGACGGCGCCGGCACGTCCACCATCACCGTCGATGGCGTTGATTCGCTCTCGCCGACGGAGCACACGGTGGTCGGCGACCGCATCGTCGCCGGCACGTGGGCCTATGCGGCGGCAATGACGCAGGGCGACATCACCGTCACCGGTGCGGCACCGGGGCACCTGCACCTGGCCCTTTCGAAGCTGAAGCTCGCGGGTGCCGACGTGGAGACCTACGACAACGGTTTCCGCGTGCGCATGGACCACCGCCCCCGCGCCGTGGACTATCAGACCCTGCCGTACCCGGGATTTCCCACCGACCTGCAGCCCATGGCGATCGCGATGTCCGCGATTGCCGACGGCGTATCCGTGATCACCGAGAACGTCTTTGAGGCGCGCTTCCGGTTCGTGGACGAAATGCTGCGCCTGGGGGCTGACGCGAATGTGGACGGCCACCACGTCATGTTGCGTGGGGTGAACAACCTGTCTTCCACCGATGTCTGGTCCTCCGATATCCGTGCAGGCGCCGGCCTCGTGCTTGCCGGCCTAGTTGCAGACGGCGTGACCACCGTGCACGAGGTGCACCACATCGACCGCGGCTACCCGGCATTCGTTGAGCAGTTAAACGCGCTTGGTGCGCACGTTGAACGCGCTTAA
- a CDS encoding GNAT family N-acetyltransferase, with the protein MSENPEISVHKNETEGQYEILVGGEVAGFATYADANGVRDLPHTVVDPKFRGQGLSKPLIQAALDDARADDMLVTPSCPAVERYIEQNPQYRDLLA; encoded by the coding sequence ATGTCTGAGAACCCGGAAATATCCGTGCACAAAAACGAGACGGAAGGCCAGTACGAAATCCTCGTGGGCGGGGAAGTGGCGGGCTTTGCCACCTACGCCGACGCGAACGGTGTGCGCGACCTGCCGCACACCGTGGTGGACCCCAAATTCCGCGGCCAGGGCCTGTCCAAGCCGCTTATCCAGGCGGCGCTCGACGACGCCCGCGCAGACGACATGCTGGTCACCCCGTCCTGCCCCGCCGTGGAGCGCTACATAGAGCAGAACCCGCAGTACCGGGACCTGCTGGCGTAA
- a CDS encoding fluoride efflux transporter FluC, translating to MASWYGLALTLAVVFTGGVLGGMARFALSRLIDNARAATFAANTVACAVAGFAATTPAAWQLALGAGLAGALSTWSTLARELGDLITAGRYRPALRYALRTAVLGIVAAWFGMRWGLRAFAG from the coding sequence ATGGCTAGCTGGTACGGACTAGCCCTCACCCTCGCCGTCGTCTTCACCGGCGGTGTGCTCGGCGGCATGGCGCGCTTCGCGTTGTCCCGGCTGATCGACAACGCCCGCGCCGCCACCTTCGCCGCGAACACGGTGGCCTGCGCCGTGGCCGGTTTCGCCGCCACGACCCCGGCCGCGTGGCAGCTCGCGCTCGGCGCCGGGCTTGCAGGGGCGCTTTCCACCTGGTCCACGCTGGCGCGAGAGCTCGGCGACCTGATCACCGCCGGGCGGTACCGGCCGGCCCTGCGCTACGCGCTGCGCACGGCGGTGCTGGGCATCGTCGCCGCCTGGTTCGGCATGCGCTGGGGCCTTCGCGCCTTCGCCGGGTAA
- a CDS encoding CrcB family protein, translating to MQFDDLKTGLTVAYGAGLGAVARYLVLIWVNPSTPEALALAVTFAVNLVACFVMGLFRPGAFWGVGFLGGFSTLSAVALAATTTSPLWAVFIIVLSLSTATIAWLAGDATREHQHA from the coding sequence GTGCAGTTCGACGACCTAAAAACCGGCCTGACGGTAGCGTACGGTGCCGGATTGGGAGCTGTCGCACGCTATCTCGTGCTCATTTGGGTCAATCCCTCCACCCCGGAAGCACTCGCCTTGGCCGTCACCTTTGCGGTGAACCTGGTCGCCTGCTTTGTCATGGGTCTGTTCCGCCCTGGCGCGTTCTGGGGCGTAGGGTTCCTCGGCGGCTTCAGCACGCTGTCCGCCGTGGCGCTCGCCGCCACCACCACGTCGCCCCTGTGGGCGGTGTTCATCATCGTGCTCAGCCTGTCCACCGCCACCATCGCGTGGCTCGCCGGCGACGCGACCCGGGAGCATCAGCATGCCTAA
- a CDS encoding vWA domain-containing protein, translated as MSTETKTLSSSTTRASASGGSADAKAVLILDASYSMVEEDAEGPRMDAAKKATHELVDFLPPTAKMGLIAYGAQESNAPDNREKGCKDIQRLVPIGKVDKQKFGEAIDGLTPKGYTPMGNALRKAAEELGSDGERSIILVSDGIDTCAPPEVCDVAKELAGDGVDLAIHTVGFKADEEARAELECIAEAGGGQFLEAADASSLAQSLKFLSQRGVEKYQTGGTPFEFSDTPEDAKWLGEGQYQTTVTPDRGTAKDRYFRISVPPRHHARVVFSPVWQTEGTRGDGHLKIEPVEVTNEGDAECGWFPGKHTAFVSAGPDYGIESATVSAERNGESDMECDMSDILVKTQISDVEGNDTGDIGLEVSVFYEPIPGDEEKTEWSDGKIIKAGDYLGEMPMKNPEPISGGTGFNDAVDITEGTYSDNIIPGEFRFYKIPVAYGQRPVVKVKTPESVARNADSLGFGIYDPMRNELVRTPLSFFMDAAESDAETLSQYVWHDTNTPYQGEYYIWVGMGWVHEGYDITGVEQPFEFEVVMDGEPGNGGPDWTPTHEDGPEPSDEPIAFNAADRAAETSASQSSQDSEDSDAEVDAAKDDQDGGFGLLPGLIGGLLVLLLVAAAVVFFLARGRR; from the coding sequence GTGAGCACTGAGACGAAGACGTTGTCGAGCTCGACCACGAGGGCGTCGGCAAGCGGGGGCTCCGCAGACGCGAAGGCGGTCCTGATCCTGGATGCGTCCTACTCCATGGTTGAGGAGGATGCCGAGGGCCCGCGTATGGACGCGGCGAAGAAGGCGACACACGAGCTGGTTGATTTCCTGCCGCCGACCGCGAAGATGGGGCTCATTGCCTACGGCGCGCAGGAATCCAATGCGCCCGACAACCGCGAAAAGGGCTGTAAGGACATCCAGCGCCTCGTGCCTATTGGCAAGGTGGACAAGCAAAAGTTCGGCGAGGCTATCGACGGGCTCACGCCAAAGGGCTACACGCCGATGGGCAACGCGCTGCGCAAGGCTGCGGAAGAGTTGGGCAGTGACGGCGAGCGCTCGATCATTCTGGTCTCCGACGGCATCGACACCTGCGCGCCGCCAGAGGTGTGCGACGTGGCCAAGGAACTGGCGGGCGACGGCGTAGACCTGGCGATTCACACTGTCGGGTTCAAGGCCGACGAGGAGGCTCGTGCGGAGCTGGAGTGCATCGCGGAAGCTGGTGGCGGGCAGTTCCTGGAGGCGGCCGATGCGAGCAGCTTGGCGCAGTCGCTGAAGTTTTTGTCTCAGCGCGGGGTGGAGAAGTACCAGACGGGTGGCACGCCTTTTGAGTTCTCGGACACCCCAGAGGACGCGAAGTGGCTGGGCGAAGGCCAGTACCAGACCACGGTGACCCCGGACCGGGGTACTGCGAAGGACCGGTACTTCCGCATTTCCGTGCCCCCGCGCCACCACGCGCGCGTGGTGTTTTCTCCCGTGTGGCAGACCGAAGGCACAAGGGGAGACGGGCACCTGAAAATTGAACCGGTGGAGGTGACCAACGAGGGTGATGCGGAGTGCGGCTGGTTTCCGGGTAAGCACACTGCATTCGTCTCTGCTGGGCCGGATTACGGTATCGAATCTGCGACTGTCTCGGCAGAGCGCAACGGAGAGTCGGACATGGAGTGCGATATGAGCGACATCCTGGTCAAGACGCAAATCTCCGATGTCGAGGGCAACGACACTGGGGACATCGGGCTCGAGGTCAGTGTGTTCTATGAGCCGATTCCCGGAGATGAGGAGAAAACTGAGTGGTCAGACGGCAAAATTATCAAAGCTGGCGACTACCTTGGTGAGATGCCGATGAAGAACCCCGAGCCGATTTCCGGCGGCACCGGGTTCAATGATGCGGTGGACATCACCGAGGGCACGTACTCCGACAACATCATCCCTGGTGAGTTCAGGTTCTACAAGATCCCGGTGGCCTATGGGCAGCGGCCGGTGGTGAAGGTGAAAACGCCGGAGTCGGTCGCGCGCAACGCCGATAGCCTCGGCTTCGGCATCTACGATCCGATGCGCAACGAGCTCGTGCGCACCCCGTTGAGCTTCTTCATGGATGCAGCCGAATCCGACGCGGAAACGCTGAGCCAGTACGTGTGGCACGACACCAATACGCCTTATCAGGGCGAGTACTACATCTGGGTCGGCATGGGGTGGGTGCACGAAGGCTACGACATCACTGGTGTGGAGCAGCCTTTCGAGTTTGAGGTGGTCATGGATGGTGAACCTGGTAACGGCGGCCCGGATTGGACGCCGACGCATGAGGACGGCCCGGAGCCGTCCGACGAGCCGATCGCATTCAACGCGGCCGACAGAGCAGCCGAGACGTCGGCTTCGCAGAGCAGTCAGGACAGTGAGGACAGCGATGCGGAGGTCGACGCCGCGAAGGATGACCAGGATGGAGGCTTCGGGCTCCTGCCGGGGCTGATCGGCGGCTTGCTTGTGCTGCTACTGGTAGCCGCGGCGGTCGTGTTCTTCCTCGCACGTGGGCGTCGATAA
- the cysK gene encoding cysteine synthase A, translating to MAKIASNVLDLIGGTPLVELTDITEANGSKARVLAKLEFYNPANSVKDRIGKAIIEAAEASGDLKPGGTIIEATSGNTGIALALAGAAKGYKVILTMPETMSNERRVLLRAYGAEIVLTPGAAGMKGAVEKANELVEQNEGAILARQFENEANPKIHYATTGPEIWEDTDGEVDILVAGVGTGGTISGAGKYLKEQKADVKAVAVEPAASPLLSKGEAGPHKIQGLGANFIPGTLDRNVVDEIIAVTNEDAVSASRELAVKDAILGGISAGANVKAALELAQREENAGKTIVVIIPDFGERYVSTVLYEDIRD from the coding sequence ATGGCGAAGATCGCAAGCAACGTTCTCGACCTCATCGGCGGCACCCCGCTGGTGGAGCTCACTGACATCACCGAGGCCAACGGCTCCAAGGCCCGCGTACTGGCCAAGCTGGAGTTCTACAACCCGGCAAACTCCGTCAAGGACCGCATCGGCAAGGCCATCATCGAGGCTGCCGAGGCGTCCGGCGACCTGAAGCCGGGCGGCACCATCATCGAGGCGACCTCCGGCAACACCGGCATTGCGCTCGCGCTCGCGGGCGCAGCGAAGGGCTACAAGGTCATCCTGACCATGCCGGAGACCATGTCCAACGAGCGCCGCGTGCTGCTGCGCGCCTACGGTGCTGAGATCGTGCTCACCCCGGGCGCCGCCGGCATGAAGGGCGCCGTGGAAAAGGCCAACGAGCTGGTGGAGCAGAACGAGGGCGCCATCCTGGCCCGCCAGTTTGAGAACGAGGCCAACCCGAAGATTCACTACGCCACCACCGGCCCGGAGATCTGGGAAGACACCGACGGCGAGGTGGACATCCTCGTCGCAGGTGTGGGCACCGGCGGCACCATCTCGGGCGCCGGCAAGTACCTCAAGGAGCAGAAGGCGGACGTCAAGGCCGTGGCCGTCGAGCCGGCTGCGTCCCCGCTCCTGTCCAAGGGCGAGGCTGGCCCGCACAAGATTCAGGGTCTGGGCGCGAACTTCATCCCGGGCACCCTGGACCGCAATGTCGTGGACGAGATCATCGCCGTAACCAACGAGGACGCGGTGTCCGCCTCCCGCGAGCTCGCCGTGAAGGACGCCATCCTCGGCGGCATCTCCGCAGGCGCGAACGTTAAGGCGGCCCTTGAGCTGGCCCAGCGCGAGGAGAACGCGGGCAAGACCATCGTGGTGATCATCCCGGACTTCGGCGAGCGCTACGTCTCCACCGTCCTGTACGAGGACATCCGCGACTAA
- the ramA gene encoding acetate metabolism transcriptional regulator RamA, translated as MDAQRIKDDDDAIRAALTALKTATGIPVAMYGTLLSDNRIQITQWIGLRTPALQNLSIAEGAGVGGRVVSTRRAVGIADYTRASVISHDYDQQIQDEGLHSVVAVPVIVQREIRGVLYVGVHSPVRLGDKVIEEVAMTARTLEQELAVNAALRSSDGGDRAGAKSGRAMNGAEWEQVRATHSKLRMLTNRVEDEKLRKELEQLCEQLVSPVAVKQTTKLSARELDVLACVALGHTNVEAAAEMGIGAETVKSYLRSVMRKLGAHTRYEAVNAARRIGALP; from the coding sequence ATGGATGCGCAGCGCATCAAGGACGACGATGACGCGATTCGCGCGGCACTGACCGCGCTGAAGACCGCTACCGGCATTCCAGTGGCTATGTACGGCACTCTCTTGTCGGACAACCGGATCCAAATCACCCAATGGATCGGCCTGCGCACTCCGGCACTGCAGAACCTCAGCATCGCCGAAGGCGCTGGTGTCGGCGGCCGTGTCGTGTCCACCCGCCGTGCCGTGGGTATCGCCGACTACACGCGCGCTTCCGTAATCTCCCACGACTACGACCAGCAGATTCAGGACGAGGGCTTGCACTCCGTCGTGGCCGTGCCGGTGATCGTGCAGCGCGAAATCCGGGGCGTTTTGTACGTCGGCGTGCATTCGCCTGTGCGCCTGGGAGACAAGGTCATCGAAGAGGTCGCTATGACCGCCCGCACCCTCGAGCAGGAACTCGCCGTCAATGCGGCGCTGCGTTCCTCCGACGGCGGGGACCGGGCTGGCGCGAAGTCCGGGCGTGCGATGAACGGCGCGGAGTGGGAGCAGGTGCGCGCGACCCACTCTAAGCTGCGCATGCTGACTAACCGGGTGGAGGACGAGAAGCTGCGCAAGGAGCTGGAGCAGCTCTGCGAGCAGCTGGTGTCTCCGGTCGCCGTCAAGCAGACCACCAAGTTGTCGGCGCGCGAGCTGGACGTGCTTGCCTGCGTGGCCCTTGGGCACACCAACGTTGAGGCTGCCGCGGAGATGGGCATCGGTGCTGAGACCGTGAAGTCCTACCTCCGCAGTGTGATGCGCAAACTCGGTGCTCACACCAGGTATGAGGCGGTCAATGCCGCCCGTCGTATCGGTGCGCTGCCTTAA
- a CDS encoding ABC transporter ATP-binding protein: protein MAESDEILKAGAPSAGTPEPAASGAAARAVSLVKTYGKGDTEVKALDGVDIEFGRNEFTAIMGPSGSGKSTLMHVMAGLDSATTGSAYIGETDLSQLNDKELTALRRDRLGFIFQSFNLVPTLTAAENITLPTSIAGGKVDPAWFDEVTERLGLSKRLDHRPAELSGGQQQRVACARALVSRPELIFGDEPTGNLDSNASREVLDILRTAVDKDGQTVVIVTHDARAASYADRVVFLRDGNIVDEMRDPDMDSILRVMAGMED, encoded by the coding sequence ATGGCTGAGTCGGACGAGATCCTTAAAGCGGGAGCACCCAGCGCAGGAACACCAGAACCCGCAGCGAGCGGGGCTGCTGCTCGGGCGGTGTCGCTGGTCAAGACGTATGGCAAGGGCGACACCGAGGTGAAAGCGCTCGACGGCGTCGATATCGAGTTCGGCCGTAACGAGTTCACTGCGATTATGGGCCCGTCCGGTTCGGGGAAATCGACGCTCATGCACGTGATGGCGGGGCTTGACTCCGCCACCACCGGGTCGGCGTACATCGGGGAGACGGACTTGTCCCAGCTCAACGACAAGGAGCTCACGGCACTGAGGCGCGACCGTCTCGGGTTCATCTTCCAGTCCTTCAACCTGGTTCCCACTCTCACCGCCGCTGAGAACATCACGCTGCCCACGAGCATTGCGGGCGGCAAGGTTGACCCGGCGTGGTTCGATGAGGTTACAGAGCGCCTCGGCCTGAGCAAGCGCCTGGACCACCGCCCGGCGGAGCTGTCGGGCGGCCAGCAGCAGCGCGTCGCCTGCGCCCGCGCGTTGGTGAGCCGCCCTGAGCTGATTTTCGGCGACGAGCCGACCGGCAACCTGGATTCCAATGCCTCCCGCGAAGTGCTGGACATCCTGCGCACGGCGGTGGATAAGGACGGGCAGACGGTGGTCATCGTCACGCATGATGCCCGCGCCGCGTCCTATGCCGACAGGGTGGTGTTCTTGCGCGACGGCAATATTGTCGACGAGATGCGCGACCCGGACATGGATTCCATCCTTCGCGTCATGGCTGGCATGGAGGACTAG
- the epsC gene encoding serine O-acetyltransferase EpsC — MLSLAAKVVSTVREDLVNAREHDPAARGDVENAVVYSGLHAIWVHRICHAMWERDWKGPARILAQLNRFFTGIEIHPGATIGRRFFIDHGMGIVIGETAEIGDGVMLYHGVTLGGQVLTQTKRHPTIGDNVTIGAGAKVLGPVNIGAGSAVGANAVVTKDVPENSIAVGIPAKVRPRKTDECVKLVDPDSYIDPGSYII, encoded by the coding sequence ATGCTTTCCCTGGCCGCTAAGGTTGTTTCCACTGTCCGCGAGGACCTGGTGAACGCGCGCGAACACGACCCCGCCGCCCGCGGCGACGTCGAAAACGCCGTGGTGTACTCGGGTCTGCACGCCATCTGGGTGCACCGCATCTGCCACGCAATGTGGGAACGGGACTGGAAGGGCCCGGCGCGCATCCTGGCGCAGCTGAACCGGTTCTTCACCGGCATTGAGATCCACCCCGGCGCGACAATCGGCCGCCGGTTCTTCATCGACCACGGCATGGGCATCGTGATCGGCGAAACCGCGGAGATCGGCGACGGCGTAATGCTCTACCACGGCGTCACCCTGGGCGGGCAGGTGCTCACGCAGACGAAACGCCACCCCACCATCGGCGACAACGTCACCATCGGCGCGGGCGCGAAGGTGCTGGGCCCGGTGAACATCGGCGCCGGCTCCGCTGTCGGCGCGAACGCGGTGGTGACCAAGGACGTGCCGGAAAACTCCATCGCAGTTGGCATTCCGGCGAAGGTCCGTCCGCGTAAGACGGACGAGTGCGTGAAGCTGGTGGACCCGGACAGCTACATCGATCCGGGCAGCTACATCATCTAG
- a CDS encoding CrcB family protein → MPKLLPLLIGAVAVFAGGLLGGFTRWVLMREIHHPLAATFAANIAASAIIGFSVAVPGIWRTAVGVGYAGALSTLSMLARQLGEMVKAGEFALATKYGLGTALVAVAAAAIGAQWATTGFG, encoded by the coding sequence ATGCCTAAACTGCTCCCTTTGCTGATCGGCGCTGTCGCCGTCTTCGCAGGCGGCCTACTCGGCGGATTCACCCGCTGGGTGCTCATGCGCGAAATCCACCACCCGCTGGCCGCCACGTTCGCTGCCAACATCGCGGCCTCCGCCATCATCGGATTCTCCGTGGCAGTGCCAGGGATCTGGCGCACCGCCGTTGGCGTCGGTTACGCCGGGGCGCTATCCACCCTGTCCATGCTGGCGCGCCAGCTGGGAGAGATGGTCAAGGCTGGCGAGTTCGCCCTCGCCACGAAATACGGGCTGGGCACAGCGCTGGTCGCCGTGGCAGCCGCGGCGATCGGCGCGCAGTGGGCCACCACCGGCTTCGGCTAG
- a CDS encoding ABC transporter permease: MANTLTKVSLRNVAAHKLRLALTVLAVVLGTAFLSGALMFTNMLSATFDSAVDTALEDVDAVVRPTEGSIDMETFDVIRDTEGVDGVNVFVDVPVVVSRQDEVAIQTQLGTSRLMPFYGEGEAVGRAPSLIDGSAPTAAGDIAVNSNGAQKYGIEMGEKLIVVDKDGRNEFTVTGLYEDPLAQETSLVLRVGEQAYLDLYRDGESVPAVTVDGGPGVVDRLKSDFPDLEVRAGADVAEELSQQIREGLSFVSYFLVAFGLVGLLVGTFLIANTFSMIVAQRTREFALLRALGASRGQITRSVAFESALVGVIGSALGVAGGVGLVALIRVAMARYGMPLPDAGTGLSTRAVVVPLVVGTLVTVLSALAPARKAGQVKPVEAMRSSEAATPQPLRWRTVAGLVLVAAGVAAAVYAMGWDDGATGRRAALVGVAALAAITGLFLAGPALSLPVVPPLGRVIGAPFGAVGALASTNTRRNPRRTATTAFALMLGIALVTVIGMLGASMKRSVDDVATSEVSADFVLSGPQNGVFPLPEDLPERLDAVDGAGETVSYTQAPISVDGQFGYQLGGFGVTDVLQGDPADLISLDMVEGSSSLEGNTIIAPEPLAQEHGWRVGDTLTVAGPTGESVEATLGGLFETSNILQSFVVSDEAAAATGARGTGRILMVGVNNNGTVDDDQLRANLEELVRHDIVVQVRSTQDMAGEVSAMIDQMLFILYALLSLAVVIAVLGIVNTLTLSVIERRQEIGMLRAVGTQRRQVRTMITLESVQMTVYGAILGVLLGLGLGWAFLTVLEAKGLTTIVVPWPLIGTVLAGSFVVGLLAAVWPAGRAAKTPPLDAIAE; this comes from the coding sequence ATGGCGAACACGCTGACGAAGGTCTCGCTGCGCAACGTCGCGGCGCACAAGCTGCGCCTCGCGCTGACGGTGCTGGCGGTTGTGCTGGGCACGGCGTTCCTGTCTGGTGCGCTGATGTTCACGAACATGCTGTCCGCCACGTTCGATTCTGCGGTGGATACGGCGCTCGAGGACGTGGATGCGGTGGTTCGCCCGACCGAGGGCAGCATCGACATGGAGACGTTCGACGTCATCAGGGACACCGAGGGCGTCGATGGGGTGAATGTGTTCGTGGATGTGCCTGTGGTCGTCTCTAGGCAGGATGAAGTTGCGATTCAGACGCAGCTCGGCACCTCCCGCCTCATGCCTTTCTACGGCGAGGGCGAGGCAGTGGGGCGGGCACCTTCGCTTATCGACGGCTCCGCTCCCACCGCCGCCGGCGACATCGCCGTCAACTCGAACGGCGCGCAGAAGTACGGCATCGAGATGGGCGAGAAGCTCATCGTGGTGGACAAGGACGGGCGCAACGAGTTCACCGTCACGGGGTTGTACGAGGACCCGCTGGCGCAGGAGACGTCACTGGTGCTGCGGGTGGGGGAGCAGGCCTACCTTGACCTCTACCGGGACGGCGAGTCGGTGCCGGCGGTGACGGTGGATGGGGGACCGGGGGTCGTCGATAGGCTGAAGAGCGATTTTCCTGACTTGGAGGTGCGCGCGGGCGCGGATGTGGCTGAGGAGCTGTCCCAGCAGATCCGCGAGGGTTTGAGTTTTGTCAGCTACTTCCTAGTCGCGTTCGGTCTGGTGGGGCTTTTGGTGGGGACGTTCCTCATCGCGAACACGTTTTCCATGATCGTGGCGCAGCGCACCCGCGAGTTTGCCTTGCTCCGCGCGTTGGGGGCGTCGCGCGGGCAGATCACGCGTTCGGTGGCGTTCGAGTCGGCGCTGGTCGGTGTGATCGGTTCCGCGCTCGGCGTCGCCGGCGGCGTGGGGCTGGTGGCGCTGATCCGGGTGGCGATGGCGCGCTACGGCATGCCGCTGCCGGATGCGGGCACCGGGCTTTCCACACGCGCGGTGGTGGTGCCGCTGGTGGTGGGCACACTGGTGACCGTGCTGTCGGCCCTCGCGCCGGCGCGCAAAGCGGGGCAGGTCAAGCCGGTGGAGGCGATGCGCTCCAGCGAGGCCGCCACGCCGCAGCCGCTGCGGTGGCGCACTGTCGCGGGCCTGGTCCTGGTAGCCGCGGGCGTGGCGGCAGCGGTCTACGCGATGGGCTGGGACGACGGGGCCACCGGCCGCCGCGCAGCCCTGGTGGGCGTGGCGGCGCTGGCCGCGATCACCGGCCTGTTCCTGGCCGGCCCGGCGTTGAGCTTGCCGGTGGTGCCGCCGCTGGGCCGGGTCATCGGCGCGCCGTTCGGGGCGGTGGGCGCACTCGCGTCCACGAACACGCGCCGCAACCCGCGGCGCACCGCCACCACCGCTTTTGCGCTGATGTTGGGTATCGCGCTGGTGACGGTGATCGGCATGCTGGGCGCGTCGATGAAGCGCTCGGTGGATGATGTTGCCACCAGCGAGGTCTCCGCGGACTTCGTGCTCTCCGGCCCACAGAACGGGGTCTTCCCGCTGCCGGAGGACCTGCCGGAGCGGCTGGACGCGGTGGACGGCGCCGGCGAGACGGTCAGCTACACCCAGGCGCCGATCTCGGTGGACGGGCAGTTCGGCTACCAGTTGGGCGGCTTCGGGGTCACGGACGTGCTGCAGGGCGATCCGGCGGACCTGATCTCCTTGGACATGGTGGAGGGAAGCTCCAGCTTGGAGGGCAACACCATCATCGCGCCCGAGCCGCTGGCGCAGGAGCACGGCTGGCGCGTGGGCGACACACTCACCGTGGCTGGCCCGACGGGCGAATCGGTGGAGGCAACCCTGGGCGGGCTGTTTGAAACGTCGAATATCTTGCAGTCGTTCGTGGTTTCCGACGAGGCGGCCGCCGCCACGGGCGCGCGCGGCACGGGCCGGATCCTCATGGTCGGCGTAAACAATAACGGCACGGTGGACGATGACCAGCTGCGCGCCAACCTGGAGGAGCTGGTACGCCACGACATCGTGGTGCAGGTCCGCTCCACGCAGGATATGGCCGGCGAGGTCTCCGCCATGATCGACCAGATGCTGTTCATCCTCTACGCGCTGCTGTCCCTGGCGGTTGTGATTGCGGTGCTGGGCATCGTGAACACGCTGACGCTGTCGGTGATTGAGCGGCGCCAGGAGATCGGCATGTTGCGCGCGGTGGGCACGCAGCGCCGCCAGGTCCGGACGATGATCACGCTGGAGTCGGTGCAGATGACGGTCTACGGCGCGATCCTCGGCGTGCTGCTGGGGCTCGGTTTGGGGTGGGCGTTCCTCACCGTCCTTGAGGCCAAAGGCTTGACGACGATTGTGGTCCCGTGGCCGCTCATCGGCACCGTGCTTGCCGGCTCGTTTGTAGTCGGCTTGCTTGCCGCGGTGTGGCCGGCCGGCAGGGCCGCGAAGACGCCGCCGCTGGACGCCATCGCGGAGTAG